In Pseudomonas oryzihabitans, the DNA window AGATGAACCGCTGCATCGCCTGCTATCGCTGCGTGCGCTACTACAAGGACTACGCCGGCGGTACCGACCTGGGCGTCTACGGTGCCCACGACAACGTCTATTTCGGCCGCGTCGAGGACGGTGCCCTGGAGAGCGAATTCTCCGGCAACCTGACCGAGGTCTGCCCCACCGGGGTGTTCACTGACAAGACCCACTCCGAGCGCTACAACCGCAAGTGGGACATGCAGTTCGCCCCGAGCATCTGCCATGGCTGCTCCTCGGGCTGCAACATCAGCCCCGGCGAGCGCTATGGCGAACTGCGCCGCATCGAGAACCGCTTCAACGGTTCGGTGAACCAGTATTTCCTCTGCGACCGTGGCCGCTTCGGCTATGGCTATGTCAATCGCAAGGATCGTCCACGCCAGGCGTTGCTGAAAGACGGCAGCCTGGAGACCGGCATCGACGCCGCCCTGGATCGCGCCGCCCTGCTGCTGCGCGGCAAGAAGGTGATCGGCATCGGTTCGCCGCGTGCCAGCCTGGAAAGCAACCACGCCCTGCGCGAGTTGGTCGGCGCCGACAACTTCTCCAGCGGCATGAGCGCCCGTGACCTGGCCAACGTGCGCCTGGTGCTGCAGGTGCTCAAGGACAGCCCCCTGCCCGTCCCCACCCTGCGCGCCATGGAGAAGCACGATGCCGTCTTCGTGCTTGGCGAAGATCTGACCCAGACCGCGGCCCGTCTGGCGCTGTCCCTGCGGCAGTCGGTCAAGGGCAAGCCCGAGGCCATGGCCGCGGCGCAGAAGATCCAGCCCTGGCTGAATGCCGCCGTGCAGAACATCGGCCAGAGCGAGCGCAATCCGCTGTTCATCGCCAGCGTCGCCGCCACCCGCCTGGACGACGTCGCCGACGCCCGCCTGCATGGTTCGCCGCTGGAACTGGCCCGCTTCGGCCATGCCGTGGCCCATGCCATCGACGCCAGCGCCCCGGCCGTCGACGGCCTGAGCGACGAAGTCGCCGAACAGGCGCGCCTGTTGGCCGAAACCCTGCTGGCGGCCGAACGCCCGCTGGTGGTGTCCGGTACCTCCCTGGGTGAACCGGCGCTGATCGAGGCCGCCGCCAACCTGGCCAAGGCCCTGGCCGCCAAGGGCAAGGCCGGCTCCCTGAGTCTGGTGGTGCCCGAAGCCAACAGCCTGGGCTTGGCGCTCTACGGCGGCGAGTCCGTCGAAGACGCCTTCGCCGCCCTGGAAAACGGCCAGGCCGACGCCCTGGTGGTGCTGGAGAACGACCTCTATCGCCGCGCGCCTGCCGAGCAGGTGGATCAGGCCCTGGCCCGCGCCCAGGTGCTGGTGGTGCTGGATCACCAGCGTACCGCCACCGCCCAGCGCGCCGATCTGGTGCTGCCGGCGGCCAGCTTCGCCGAAGGCGACGGTACCCTGGTCAGCCAGGAAGGTCGCGCCCAGCGCTTCTTCCAGGTCTATGAGCCGAGCTACTACGACCCCTCCAGCCTGATCCGCGAGGGCTGGCGCTGGCTGCACGCCCTGCGCAACACCCTGGACAACCGTCCGGTGGACTGGACCCAGCTGGACCACGTCACCGACGCCGTGGCCACCGCTGCGCCGCAGCTGGACGGTATCCGCGATGCTGCGCCCAACGCCAGCTTCCGGGTGAAGGGTCTCAAGCTCGCCCGCGAACCGCATCGCTACAGCGGCCGCACCTCCATGCGCGCCAACCTCAGCGTGCACGAGCCGCGTGCGCCTCAGGATGCCGACACCGCCTTCGCCTTCTCCATGGAAGGCTATGCCGGCAGCGTCGAACCGCGTCAGCAGATTCCCTTCGCCTGGTCCCCGGGCTGGAACTCGCCCCAGGCCTGGAACAAGTTCCAGGACGAGGTGGGTGGTCACCTTCGCGCCGGCGATCCGGGGGTGCGTCTGATCGAGTCCCAGGGCGATCGCCTGAGCTGGTTCGCCGTGCCGACCGCTGCCGTACGCAGTGCCGAGTCCGGCTTCCAGGCCGTGCCGCTGTACCACCTGTTCGGTAGCGAAGAGACCTCTTCCCGTGCCGAACCGGTACGCGAGCGCATCCCGGCCGCCTATGTGGCGCTGGCCAAGGCTGATGCCGACCGCCTGGGCGTCAACGAAGGCGCCCTGCTGCGCCTGCAGGTCGCTGGTCAGGAATTGCGCCTGCCGCTGCAGATCAAGCCCGAGCTGTCGGCGGGCCTGGTCGGTCTGCCCGCCGGCTTCGAAGGGATTCCGGTGGACTTCGCCGGCCTCACCGTGGAAGGACTGCAGGAGGCCGCGGCATGACCTGGCTCACCCCCACCCTCATCGCCGTCGTCATCGGCATCGTCAAGGCCATCGTCATCCTGCTGGCGGTGGTCATCTGCGGTGCGCTGCTGAGCTTCGTCGAGCGCCGTCTGCTGGGTCTCTGGCAGGACCGCCACGGTCCCAACCGGGTCGGCCCCTTCGGCGCCTTCCAGCTGGGCGCCGACATGTTGAAGATGTTCTTCAAGGAGGACTGGACGCCCCCGTTCGCCGACAAGATGATCTTCAGCCTGGCGCCGGTGATCGCCATGGGCTCGCTGCTGGTGGCCTTCTCGGTCATCCCGATCACCCCCACCTGGGGCGTGGCGGACCTGAACGTCGGCCTGCTGTTCTTCTTCGCCATGGCGGGCGTCAACGTCTATGCGGTGCTCTTCGCCGGCTGGGCGAGCAACAACAAGTTCTCCCTGCTGGGCGCCATGCGCGCCTCGGCCCAGACCCTCTCCTACGAGGTGTTCATGGGTCTGTCGGTGATGGGCATCGTGGCGGTGACCGGCTCCTTCAACATGAGGGATATCGTCGAGGCGCAGCATCAGGGCTGGTGGTTCATCATTCCCCAGTTCTTCGGCTTCTGCACCTTCTTCATCGCCGGTATCGCCGTGACCCACCGCCATCCCTTTGATCAGCCGGAAGCCGAGCAGGAGCTCGCGGACGGTTACCACATCGAATACGCGGGCATGAAGTGGGGCATGTTCTTCGTCGGCGAGTACATCGGCATCGTGCTGATCTCGGCGCTGCTGGTGACCCTGTTCTTTGGCGGCTGGCACGGTCCCTTCCTGGACACCCTGCCCTGGCTGTCCTTTGTCTGGTTCGCCCTGAAGACCGCCTTCTTCATCATGATCTTCATCCTGCTGCGCGCGTCCATTCCGCGTCCGCGCTACGACCAGGTAATGGCCTTCAGCTGGAAGTTCTGCCTGCCCCTGACCCTGATCAACCTGCTGGTGACCGGCGCCGTGGTGCTTTACACCGCCACGCCGGCCATCGGCCAGTGAGGTATCCGTCATGATCAAGGAAATCCTGCACGTCCTGCATGGCACCTACACCCAGTTGCGCAGCATCGTAATGGTCTTCGGCCACGCCTTCCGCAAGCGCGACACTCTGCAATACCCCGAGGAACC includes these proteins:
- the nuoG gene encoding NADH-quinone oxidoreductase subunit NuoG, with protein sequence MATIHVDGKTYEVDGADNLLEACLSLGLDIPYFCWHPALGSVGACRQCAVKQFADENDTRGRLVMSCMTPSSDKTYISIEDAEAKEFRSSVIEWLMTNHPHDCPVCEEGGHCHLQDMTVMTGHNKRRYRFTKRTHQNQDLGPFVAHEMNRCIACYRCVRYYKDYAGGTDLGVYGAHDNVYFGRVEDGALESEFSGNLTEVCPTGVFTDKTHSERYNRKWDMQFAPSICHGCSSGCNISPGERYGELRRIENRFNGSVNQYFLCDRGRFGYGYVNRKDRPRQALLKDGSLETGIDAALDRAALLLRGKKVIGIGSPRASLESNHALRELVGADNFSSGMSARDLANVRLVLQVLKDSPLPVPTLRAMEKHDAVFVLGEDLTQTAARLALSLRQSVKGKPEAMAAAQKIQPWLNAAVQNIGQSERNPLFIASVAATRLDDVADARLHGSPLELARFGHAVAHAIDASAPAVDGLSDEVAEQARLLAETLLAAERPLVVSGTSLGEPALIEAAANLAKALAAKGKAGSLSLVVPEANSLGLALYGGESVEDAFAALENGQADALVVLENDLYRRAPAEQVDQALARAQVLVVLDHQRTATAQRADLVLPAASFAEGDGTLVSQEGRAQRFFQVYEPSYYDPSSLIREGWRWLHALRNTLDNRPVDWTQLDHVTDAVATAAPQLDGIRDAAPNASFRVKGLKLAREPHRYSGRTSMRANLSVHEPRAPQDADTAFAFSMEGYAGSVEPRQQIPFAWSPGWNSPQAWNKFQDEVGGHLRAGDPGVRLIESQGDRLSWFAVPTAAVRSAESGFQAVPLYHLFGSEETSSRAEPVRERIPAAYVALAKADADRLGVNEGALLRLQVAGQELRLPLQIKPELSAGLVGLPAGFEGIPVDFAGLTVEGLQEAAA
- the nuoH gene encoding NADH-quinone oxidoreductase subunit NuoH, with translation MTWLTPTLIAVVIGIVKAIVILLAVVICGALLSFVERRLLGLWQDRHGPNRVGPFGAFQLGADMLKMFFKEDWTPPFADKMIFSLAPVIAMGSLLVAFSVIPITPTWGVADLNVGLLFFFAMAGVNVYAVLFAGWASNNKFSLLGAMRASAQTLSYEVFMGLSVMGIVAVTGSFNMRDIVEAQHQGWWFIIPQFFGFCTFFIAGIAVTHRHPFDQPEAEQELADGYHIEYAGMKWGMFFVGEYIGIVLISALLVTLFFGGWHGPFLDTLPWLSFVWFALKTAFFIMIFILLRASIPRPRYDQVMAFSWKFCLPLTLINLLVTGAVVLYTATPAIGQ